From a single Calothrix sp. NIES-2098 genomic region:
- a CDS encoding putative 6-pyruvoyl tetrahydropterin synthase has protein sequence MQCIVNRRAQFSASHRYWLPELSEAENTQQFGACSKFPGHGHNYVLFISLIGELDEYGMVLNLSDVKHVIKREVTSQLDFSYLNDVWAEFQQTLPTTENIARVIWQRLAPHLPLVRVQLFEHPELWADYMGNSMEAYLTISTHFSAAHRLAHPNLSNEENAKIYGKCARTHGHGHNYHLEVTVKGEIDQRTGMIVDLGALNQVIEDRVVEPFDHTFLNKDIPYFAEVVPTAENIALYISNLLRSPVQKLGAKLHKVKLIESPNNSCEIYCTDSESNSVSATANQPILARVN, from the coding sequence ATGCAATGTATCGTAAATCGCCGCGCTCAGTTTTCGGCAAGTCATCGCTATTGGCTACCGGAACTAAGCGAAGCTGAGAACACTCAGCAATTTGGGGCTTGCTCTAAGTTTCCGGGACACGGGCATAACTATGTCTTATTTATTTCCTTAATTGGGGAATTAGATGAATATGGCATGGTTTTGAACTTGTCTGATGTGAAACACGTAATCAAGCGGGAAGTTACCAGCCAACTGGACTTTTCTTACCTCAACGATGTGTGGGCAGAATTTCAACAAACTCTGCCTACTACTGAGAATATTGCACGGGTGATTTGGCAACGGTTAGCACCTCACCTACCTTTAGTCCGCGTGCAGCTATTTGAACATCCTGAACTTTGGGCAGATTATATGGGAAACTCAATGGAAGCCTACCTCACCATTAGCACTCACTTTAGCGCCGCCCATCGGCTGGCTCACCCGAATCTGAGTAACGAAGAAAACGCAAAGATTTACGGTAAGTGCGCTCGTACCCACGGGCATGGACATAATTATCATTTAGAAGTGACTGTTAAAGGGGAAATTGACCAACGCACTGGCATGATTGTAGATCTAGGAGCGTTGAATCAGGTAATTGAAGATCGTGTGGTAGAACCATTCGATCACACTTTTTTAAATAAAGATATTCCCTACTTTGCCGAAGTCGTGCCTACTGCTGAAAATATCGCACTTTACATTAGTAATTTACTGCGATCGCCTGTGCAAAAATTGGGAGCCAAGCTGCACAAAGTTAAACTAATCGAAAGCCCGAATAACTCTTGCGAAATCTACTGTACTGATTCTGAATCAAATTCAGTCAGTGCAACAGCAAATCAGCCAATATTAGCGCGGGTTAATTAA